The Corvus moneduloides isolate bCorMon1 chromosome 5, bCorMon1.pri, whole genome shotgun sequence genome includes a region encoding these proteins:
- the PCM1 gene encoding pericentriolar material 1 protein isoform X15 has protein sequence MATGGGPFEEGMNDQDLPSWSNESLDDRLNNTDWGSQQKKANRSSEKNKKKLSGEGETRLTNEISPESSPGMERQKTRTSHSFPHARYMTQMSVPEQAELERLKQRINFSDLDQRSIGSDSQGRATAANNKRQLNENKKPFNFLSLQINTNKSKDPASGSQKKESGVSAQCKELFGAALSKDFLQNCQVPAQEDGRGEQAMDSSQIVSRLVQIRDYIAKASSMRDDLVEKNERSANVERLSHLIDDLKEQEKSYLKFLQKMLARENEEDDVRTIDSAVGSGSVGESTSLNIDVQSEASDTTARDPQQEAKEELENLKKQHDLLKRMLQQQEQLKALQGRQAALLALQHKAEQAIAVLDDSVVTETTGSVSGVSLTSELNEELNDLIQRFHNQLHDSQTQSVPDNRRQAESLSLTREISQSRNSSMSEHQSDEKAQLFNKMRMLQGKKQKMDKLLGELHTLRDQHLNNSSFFPASSSPQRSIDQRSTTSAASGPIGIVTVVNGESNSLASAPYPPDSLVSQNESEEDENLNPTEKLQKLNEVRKRLNELRELVHYYEQTSDMMTDAVNENTKEEEEETEESESDSEHEDPQPVTNIRNPQGISSWSEINSNSNVQCGANNRDGRHLNTDCEINNRSAANIRTLKMSSALDCHNRENDKHLDLPQGEDDEVEEDRVSEDSISSHRSSLGDVAGDAEFEQKINRLIAAKQKLRQLQNLAAMVQDDDPEPQGTIANASNIGDLLGEMEETKQQPNNVRASSNKLKKDVRLNEKAREKFYEAKLQQQQWELKQLQEERRKLIEIQEKIQVLQKACPDLQLSAGLGNCPANRQTSQATSSPAVNECNTAGKPLIECDESVPVGNELWSEMRRHEILREELRQRRKQLEALMAEDQRRRELAETISTVAASVKSEGSEAQCTPQQSRTEKTMATWGGSTQCALEEENGDEDGYLSDGVGQAEEEEEDASSLNDSFSVYPNNNVPENTYFVKENKDRWKNCRPLSADGNYRPVSKARQQQNISMRRQENFRWMSELSYVEEKEQWQEQINQLKKQHEFSVSICQTLMQDQQTLSCLLQTLLTGPYSMMPNNVASSQIHLIMHQLNQCYTQLTWQQNNVQRLKQMLSDVMRQQEQQCQEKPSRKERGSNAPPPPSPVFCPFNFPPQPVNLFSVPGFTNFSSFAPGINCNPVFPSGFGDFAHNISPHSSEQQEQQHPLDHNTSGKTEYMAFPKPFESSSSNGAEKQRSHRQPEEELEKRSTWLNDSQEMKKDDQSQLKAGFAVSVQNIASSHKNQSDMNRRREFDEESLESFSSMPDPVDPTTVTKTFRSRKASAQASLASKDKTPKSKNKRKTSSQLKGRVKNTGYESASASSVCEPCKNNKSRHSDDVVHAKVFSKRNQEQLEKIIKYSRSTEMSSETGSDLSMFEALRDTIYSEVATLISQNESRPHFLIELFHALQLLNTDYLRQRALYALQDIVTRHLSEKNEKGKSAKSLNSATWVASNSELTPSESLASTDDETFGKNFSTEACQDCEQHDADNGSTMSTSSNFEPFATDDLGNTVIHLDKALSWMREYERMKVEAESTLDSEGCSSNFQGASTAKLEGPGTGECQSVLQSGDVSAIPCPRIDTQQLDRQIKAIMKEVIPFLKEHMDEVCSSQLLTSVRRMVLTLTQQNDESKEFVKFFHKQLGSILQDSLAKFAGRKLKDCGEDLLVEISEVLFNELAFFKLMQDLDNNSISVKQRCKRKIETTEVIQSYAKEAKKGLQVDVCSSVEDVDEDKDKDETETAKQVPDSEMCAGNGVPESIRSDASDQEEDEESESGPVAISLSKAETQALTNYGSGEDENEDEEIEFEEGPVDVQTSLQANSETTTENEQTSNQELSKAKSSEILSSEQESVNVKGEQDVATIVPHYLSVMENTPALTVNTPESFVTATVKTEESSSPLAVNETQTPDTTCAENKSGASSESSMAGSPDTESPVLVNEYEPGSGNVSQKSDEDDFVKVEDLPLKLAVYSETDLMKKMETEAQTNSLSDELLDGGGAQDQELVGDAQTLKEPETFGAQNA, from the exons AGAAGCATTGGAAGTGATTCTCAAGGCAGGGCAACGGCTGCTAACAACAAACGTCaacttaatgaaaacaaaaaaccattCAACTTCCTGTCACTGCAGATTAACACTAACAAAAGCAAAGATCCTGCCTCAGGTtcccagaaaaaggaaagtggGGTATCAGCACAATGTAAAGAACTGTTTGGAGCTGCTCTAAGCAAGGATTTCTTGCAAAATTGCCAAGTGCCTGCTCAAGAAGATGGAAGGGGAGAACAAGCAATGGATAGTAGCCAG ATTGTGAGCAGACTAGTTCAAATTCGCGACTATATTGCTAAGGCCAGCTCCATGCGGGATGATCTtgtagagaaaaatgaaagatcGGCCAATGTTGAGCGTTTATCACACCTTATAGATGACCTTAAAGAGCAGGAGAAATCCTATCTGAAATTTTTGCAAAAGATGCTT gctAGAGAAAATGAGGAGGATGATGTTCGGACTATAGATTCAGCTGTGGGATCTGGTTCTGTAGGTGAGAGCACATCGCTAAACATTGATGTGCAGTCTGAGGCTTCAGATACCACG GCCAGAGATCCTCAACAGGAAGCTAAAGAGGAGTTGGAGAACTTGAAAAAGCAGCATGATTTATTGAAAAGGATGCTACAACAGCAGGAGCAATTAAAGGCTCTTCAAGGAAGACAGGCAGCTCTTCTTGCTTTGCAGCATAAAGCAGAGCAAGCCATTGCTGTCCTGGATGATTCTG TTGTAACAGAAACTACAGGTAGTGTTTCAGGAGTAAGTCTTACATCAGAACTGAATGAAGAATTGAATGACTTAATTCAACGCTTTCACAACCAACTTCATGATTCTCAG ACACAGTCTGTGCCTGACAATAGAAGGCAAGCAGAAAGTCTTTCACTTACCAGAGAgatttcacaaagcagaaactCTTCAATGTCTGAACACCAGTCAGATGAGAAGGCACAGCTTTTTAACAAGATGCGAATGTTGCAGggtaaaaagcagaaaatggacAAACTATTAGGAGAACTTCATACACTTCGTGACCAACATCTAAATAACTCTTCCT tttttccTGCTTCAAGTTCTCCTCAAAGGAGTATTGATCAAAGAAGTACAACTTCAGCTGCTTCTGGTCCTATAGGCATAGTAACTGTTGTCAACGGTGAATCAAATAGTCTGGCATCTGCTCCCTATCCTCCTGATTCCCTGGTTTCTCAAAATGAGAGTGAAGAGGATGAAAATCTAAATCCAACAGAAAAGCTTCA gaagctAAATGAAGTTCGTAAGAGGCTGAATGAGTTACGCGAGTTAGTTCACTACTATGAGCAAACATCTGATATGATGACAGATGCTGTGAATGAAAACActaaggaggaggaggaagaaacagaagaatcaGAAAGTGATTCTGAACATGAGGATCCACAGCCTGTTACAAATATTAG AAACCCTCAAGGAATCAGTAGCTGGAGTGAAATAAATAGCAACTCAAATGTACAGTGTGGAGCTAATAACAGAGATGGAAGACATCTTAATACAGACTGTGAAATAAACAACCGATCTGCTGCTAATATAAGGACTCTAAAAATGTCTTCTGCTTTAG ACTGTCATAATAGGGAGAATGACAAACACCTTGATCTACCCCAAGGTGAAGATGATGAAGTGGAAGAAGATAGAGTTAGTGAAGATTCCATATCTAGTCACAGAAGCAGCCTGGGTGATGTTGCTGGAGATGCCGAGTTTGAGCAGAAGATCAATAGGCTTATAGCTGCAAAACAGAAGCTTAGACAGTTACAAAACCTTGCTGCTATGGTGCag GATGATGATCCAGAACCTCAAGGAACAATTGCAAATGCATCTAATATTGGTGACTTGTTGGGTGAGATGGAAGAGACAAAGCAACAACCAAACAATGTGCGAGCTAGTTCTAACAAGTTAAAAAAGGATGTGCGACTAAACGAAAAAGCAAG AGAGAAGTTCTATGAAGCTaaacttcagcagcagcaatgggaGCTTAAGCAGttacaagaagaaagaagaaaactgattgaaatccaggaaaaaattcAAGTGTTACAGAAAGCTTGTCCTGACCTTCAA TTGTCAGCTGGCCTGGGTAACTGCCCAGCAAATAGACAGACTTCACAAGCAACATCATCTCCAGCCGTGAATGAGTGTAACACAGCTGGCAAGCCTTTAATTGAGTGTGATGAATCCGTACCAGTAGGCAATGAG TTATGGTCTGAAATGAGAAGACATGAGATTTTAAGAGAAGAATTGCGACAGAGAAGAAAGCAACTTGAAGCTTTAATGGCTGAGGATCAGAGAAGGAGAGAGCTCGCAGAAACAATATCTACTGTTGCTGCGTCTGTTAAAAGTGAAGGGTCAGAAGCTCAGTGTActccacagcagagcaggactgaAAA GACAATGGCTACCTGGGGAGGTTCTACCCAGTGTGctttagaggaagaaaatggcGATGAAGACGGTTATCTCTCTGATGGAGTTGGTCAGGCcgaagaagaggaagaagacgCATCAAGTTTGAATGACAGTTTCTCTGTTTATCCCAATAACAACGTACCAGAAAATACCTattttgttaaagaaaacaaagatag GTGGAAAAACTGCCGTCCTCTTTCAGCAGATGGGAATTATCGACCAGTGTCTAAGGCCAGGCAACAGCAAAACATAAGTATGCGGCGTCAGGAAAATTTTCGGTGGATGTCTGAGCTTTCATATgtggaagaaaaggaacaatGGCAAGAGCAGATCAATCAGTTGAAGAAACAGCATGAATTTAGTGTCAGCATTTGTCAAACTTTGATGCAGGATCAGCAG aCTCTCTCTTGCCTTCTACAGACTTTGCTTACGGGCCCTTACAGTATGATGCCCAATAACGTTGCATCTTCACAAATACATCTCATTATGCATCAGTTAAACCAGTGTTACACTCAACTGACTTGGCAGCAGAATAATGTCCAAAG gTTGAAACAAATGTTAAGTGATGTTATGCGGCAACAAGAACAACAGTGTCAAGAGAAACCATCgagaaaggagagaggcagTAATGCACCACCACCTCCATCTCCTGTTTTCTGTCCATTCAACTTCCCTCCACAGCCTGTGAACCTCTTTAGTGTTCCAGGATTtactaatttttcttcctttgctccaG GTATTAATTGTAATCCAGTGTTCCCATCTGGTTTTGGAGATTTTGCACACAATATTTCTCCACACAGtagtgagcagcaggagcaacAACATCCTCTAGATCACAATACTTCTGGGAAAACTGAGTATATGGCATTCCCCAAACCCTTTGAAAGCAGTTCCTCTAATggagcagaaaaacaaag GAGTCACAGACAACCTGAAGAGGAATTGGAAAAAAGATCAACTTGGCTTAATGATAgccaagaaatgaaaaaagatgaTCAGTCTCAGCTGAAAGCAGGTTTTGCAGTTTCAGTACAAAACATTGCTTCTAGTCATAAAAATCAGTCTGATATGAACCGGAGAAGAGAGTTTGATGAAGagtctttggagagtttcaGTAGCATGCCTGATCCAGTAGACCCAACTACTGTGACAAAGACATTTAGATCCAGAAAAGCATCAGCGCAAGCAAGCCTGGCATCAAAAGATAAAACACCCAAATCAAAGAATAAAAGGAAGACTTCTTCTCAGCTAAAAGGCAGAGTTAAAAATACTG GTTATGAAAGTGCAAGTGCTTCTAGTGTGTGTGAACCCTGCAAGAACAATAAAAGCAGACACTCTGATGATGTGGTTCATGCAAAGGTGTTCAGCAAAAGGAATCAGGAAcaattggaaaaaataattaaatacagtAGATCTACAGAAATGTCTTCCG aaACTGGTAGTGATCTTTCTATGTTTGAGGCTTTGCGAGACACAATTTATTCTGAAGTGGCAACTCTTATTTCTCAAAATGAGTCTCGTCCCCACTTTCTTATTGAACTTTTCCATGCGCTTCAGCTGCTAAATACAGATTATCTGAGGCAAAGGGCTCTTTATGCTTTACAG GATATAGTGACCAGACATTTatctgagaaaaatgaaaaagggaagTCTGCAAAATCACTGAATTCTGCAACATGGGTGGCATCAAATTCTGAACTCACTCCCAGTGAAAGCCTTGCCTCTACAGATGAT GAAACTTTTGGCAAGAACTTTTCTACAGAAGCATGTCAAGATTGTGAACAACATGATGCAGACAATGGGAGTACTATGTCTACATCTTCGAATTTTGAACCCTTTGCCACTGATGACCTTG GCAACACAGTGATTCACTTAGATAAAGCTTTGTCTTGGATGAGGGAATATGAGCGTATGAAAGTTGAAGCTGAAAGTACCCTTGACTCTGAGGGCTGCTCTAGTAATTTTCAGGGTGCTTCTACTGCTAAATTAGAAG GTCCAGGTACTGGTGAGTGTCAGTCTGTGCTGCAGTCAGGTGATGTTTCTGCAATTCCATGTCCTCGTATAGATACTCAGCAGCTTGACCGGCAGATTAAAGCAATTATGAAAGAGGTCATTCCTTTTCTGAAG GAACACATGGATGAAGTATGCTCTTCTCAATTACTGACATCAGTAAGACGTATGGTCTTAACTCTTACGCAACAAAATGATGAAAGTAAAGAATTTGTGAAGTTCTTTCATAAGCAGCTTGGCAGTATACTTCAG GATTCACTGGCAAAATTTGCTGGTAGAAAATTAAAAGACTGTGGGGAGGATCTTCTTGTGGAGATCTCTGAAGTGTTATTTAATGAATTAGCCTTTTTTAAACTCATGCAAGACTTGGACAACAACAGTATTTCTGTAAAGCAGAGATGTAAACGAAAAATAGAAACTACTGAAGTAATACAGTCTTATGCTAAAgag GCAAAAAAAGGTCTCCAGGTGGATGTTTGTTCATCTGTTGAAGATGTCGATGAGGACAAA GACAAGGATGAGACTGAAACTGCTAAACAAGTACCGGACTCAGAAATGTGTGCAGGTAATGGAGTGCCTGAAAGTATTAGGTCTGATGCATCTGATcaagaggaagatgaggaaagTGAAAGCGGTCCAGTGGCAATAA GTTTATCAAAAGCAGAAACCCAAGCTCTGACTAACTATGGCAGTGGAGAAGATGAGaatgaagatgaagaaatagAATTTGAGGAAGGACCTGTTGATGTGCAAACATCACTACAAGCCAACAGTGAAACAACAACTGAAAATGAACAG ACTTCAAACCAAGAATTGAGTAAGGCAAAAAGCAGCGAGATTTTGTCATCAGAACAAGAATCTGTTAATGTTAAAG GTGAACAAGATGTGGCTACAATTGTGCCTCATTACCTCAGTGTCATGGAGAATACACCAGCTTTAACAGTCAATACCCCAGAATCCTTTGTAACAGCCactgtgaaaacagaagaatCAAGCTCACCTTTAGCAGTGAATGAAACTCAAACACCAGATACCACGTGTGCAGAAAACAAATCTGGTGCAAGTTCTGAAAGCTCCATGGCTGGCAGCCCTGATACAGAGTCACCTGTGCTAGTGAATGAATAT GAACCTGGTTCTGGAAACGTAAGTCAAAAATCTGATGAAGATGACTTTGTGAAAGTTGAAGACTTGCCTCTCAAACTTGCTGTATATTCAGAG ACAGACttaatgaagaaaatggaaacGGAGGCTCAAACCAACAGCTTGTCTGATGAATTACTGGATGGAGGTGGAGCTCAAGATCAAGAATTAGTAGGAGATGCCCAAACATTGAAAGAACCTG aaacttTTGGAGCTCAAAATGCATAA